In Saccharomyces cerevisiae S288C chromosome XV, complete sequence, the following proteins share a genomic window:
- the GPM3 gene encoding phosphoglycerate mutase family protein GPM3 (Nonfunctional homolog of Gpm1p phosphoglycerate mutase; if functional, would convert 3-phosphoglycerate to 2-phosphoglycerate in glycolysis; GPM3 has a paralog, GPM2, that arose from the whole genome duplication) — MTVTDTFKLFILRHGQSELNSENIFCGWIDAQLTEKGKSQARHSAKLIKQFCDSNNISLPQIGYTSRLIRTQQTMDVILEELGLKHTNYVITTNTNIKEELQDTRFEGSMPVLQTWRLNERHYGAWQGQRKPDILKEYGKEKYMYIRRDYNGKPPKVNLNLEMVQEENDQGSSTGYDFKEPNRHLKYGPEEKANERLPESESLCEVVVRLKPFLNNVVLSTANKISQESCVIVGHGSSVRSLLKVLEGISDEDIKDVDIPNGIPLVIELDRDNYSFVRKFYLDPESAKVNAQMVRDEGFEKNP; from the coding sequence ATGACTGTTACTGACACTTTTAAACTGTTTATTTTAAGGCATGGTCAAAGTGAATTAAACTCAGAAAACATATTCTGCGGATGGATTGATGCTCAATTAACGGAAAAAGGGAAGTCTCAGGCCCGCCACTCTGCAAAATTGATCAAGCAGTTTTGCGATTCTAACAATATCTCTTTGCCTCAGATTGGCTATACTTCAAGGTTGATTCGAACTCAGCAGACCATGGACGTTATTCTCGAAGAGTTGGGACTAAAACACACCAATTATGTAATTACTACGAATACAAACATTAAGGAGGAGCTGCAGGACACAAGATTTGAAGGAAGTATGCCTGTGTTGCAAACCTGGAGGTTAAATGAGCGTCATTACGGCGCATGGCAAGGACAAAGAAAGCCAGATATCTTGAAAGAATACGGTAAGGAAAAATACATGTATATCAGAAGAGATTACAACGGAAAACCCCCTAAAGTCAACCTAAACCTGGAAATGGTCCAAGAGGAAAATGATCAGGGGTCCTCCACAGGCTATGATTTTAAGGAGCCCAATAGACACTTAAAATACGGCCCCGAAGAGAAGGCTAATGAGCGTCTGCCAGAAAGTGAGTCTCTTTGTGAAGTGGTCGTCAGATTGAAaccatttttaaataatgTTGTTCTGTCTACCGCCAACAAAATCAGTCAAGAATCGTGTGTTATAGTTGGGCATGGCAGCTCTGTAAGATCTCTGCTGAAAGTATTGGAAGGTATCTCAGATGAAGACATCAAAGATGTCGATATTCCCAACGGCATTCCGCTAGTTATAGAGTTGGATAGAGACAATTACTCTTTTGTGAGGAAATTTTACTTGGATCCAGAATCAGCTAAAGTTAATGCTCAAATGGTTCGTGATGAGGGTTTCGAAAAGAATCCATGA